In Desulfuromonadales bacterium, the sequence ACCGGCAGCTCTGCTGCGCCCCGCTGCTCAGCCCCGAAGGGCGGCAGTACCTGCATGCCATGGCCTGCGCCGCCAACTTCGCCTTCGCCAACCGCCAACTGATCACCGCCTGGGTGCGGGAGTCCTTCGAGCAGGCACTGGAAAAGGGGCCGGGCGAGCTGCGTCTGTCGGTCATCTACGACGTCTGCCACAACATCGCCAAGTACGAGACGCACAAGGTGGGCAAGAAGCTGCGGCAGCTCTGTGTGCACCGCAAGGGGGCGACCCGCGCCTTTCCTCCCGGCCATCCGGAGACTCCGGAGCTTTACCGCAAGGTCGGCCAGCCGGTCCTCATCCCCGGCGACATGGGGCGCTACTCCTACGTGCTGGTGGGAACCCAGGGGGCGTTTGAGGAGACCTTCGGCTCCACCTGCCACGGCGCCGGCCGGGTCCTCTCCCGCCACGCCTCCAAGAAGGAGGCCAGAGGCCGCAACATCGAGGCGGAGATGGCGGCCCGCGGCATCATTATCCGCGCCGCCAGCCGCGCCACCGTGGCCGAGGAGATTTCCGAAGCCTACAAGGACGTCATGGAAGTGGTCAACGTGGTGCAGCAGGCGGGAATCGGCAAGATCGTGGCGAGATTGAAGCCGATGGCGGTGATTAAGGGATAGGATTTTCGTAGGGGCACCCCTCGTGGGTGCCCTTGTGCGGGCAGGCACAAGGCCTGCCCCTTCGAAGCAGGGAGGAGCATTTATGCGAGTTTTCCTGACCGGCGGCACCGGTTTCGTGGGGAGCGAAGTGCTGCGCCAGCTGATCGCGGCCGGACATACGGTTCGTTGCCTGGTGCGGGCCGGATCGGAGGGGAAGCTCGCCGTCCGGGAAGGGGTGGAGGTCCGGCATGGCGACGTGACCGAGCCGGAAACCCTGGAGAGCGCCCTGGAAGGGTGCGACGCCGTCATTCACCTGGTCGGCATCATCCGCGAGTTTCCGGGGAAAGGGATCACCTTCAAACGGCTGCACTTCGAGGCGACCCGCAACATGGTCGAGGCGGCCGAAGCGCAGGGGGTGAAACGCTACCTGCAGATGAGCGCCAACGGCACCCGGGAGAATGCCGTCTCCCCCTACCACCAGACCAAGTGGCAGGCGGAAGAGGCGGTGCGAACCAGCTCGCTGGCATGGACGATCTTTCGCCCCTCCCTCATCTTCGGTCCCGGCGATGCCTTCGTCAACATGCTGGCCGAGATGATGCGCAAGCTGCCGGCGATGCCGGTGATCGGCGACGGCCGCTACCGGATGAGCCCGGTGGCGGTGGAGGACGTGGCGGCCTCCTTCGTCAAGGCGCTCACCCTGCCGGAGACGGTCGGCCGGACCTTCCACTGCTGCGGCCCGCAGAGCCACAGCTACGACGAGGTTCTCGACCTGATCGGCGCAGCGTTGGGAAAATCGCACGTCGCCAAGTTGCACCACCCGGTCCTGCTGATGAAACCGGTGGTCGCCCTGTTCGAATCGATTCCCGCCTTTCCTCTCACCAGCAGCCAGATGACCATGCTTCTGGAGGGGAACGAGTGTGACCCGGCCGAGTGGGCTGAGGCCTTCGGTATCAGGCCGCGGGAGTTCGCCGAGGGGATCAAGCGGTATCTGAGGGCGTGAGATGAGCTTCGGCCCCCTTAACATCTCGGCCTCCTTAACCACCGCCAAGGGCAAAACCTCCGGAGAAATCCCCCCTCGCCCCCTTTGCCAAAGGGGAAAAAATCCCTATTAACGCTCCGATCTTGGGCGGTCGAGCCGCTCGCAGACCAGCCGCTTGAACTGGGAGACACTGAGAATGGTCGTGGTGAGAAGCTTCTGCGCTTCGGCAAAATCCCGGTCACCGGTAATCAGGTAATCCGCCTTGGCGGCGAGGGCGCAGGCGATGAATTTGGCGTCCTTGCGGTCGCGCGGGAAATCTACCCCTTCCGACCCGCTACAAGTCGTCGTCAGGACGTCGAGCATGGTGAACCATTGGTGCAGGATATCGGCTGGCAGGCTGAACTTCCTGCGGCCGAGAACCTCCCTGTATTCCGTCATGATCTCGGGGGTGACCAGCCACTCCATGTCATCGCGGGAAGCAATGAAGAGGGTGACCTCCTCCGGCGTCCGGTCTTTCAGGATTGCGGAGACCAGCACATTGGTATCGATTACAACCCTCATCGGCCGGTCCGATACGCCTCGACTTCTTCAGCGATCGCATCTTCGGAGATGGCCTTTGCCTGGGGCAGGGCCTGGGTCTTTTTGAATAGCGCCCGCAGCTCATCGGTCCGGGCCTCCTGATTCTCGTCTTCGGCGATCATCACCACCTCCACCCGCTGGCCGGGACGGAAGGGAAGGCCGGTCAATTCGAGTTTTGCCGGGTCCTTGATGGTCACATACTTTTTATAGGCAAACATGGCGGCCTCCGAGGGTCGGGATTGACCTAAACTTTACCACAACGAAGATTCATGGAGTTTTGCTCAGCGCTTCAACTGCTCACTTCCCCAGCCAGGACGGTAGTACGGAAAACAAGGGGCACTTCTCTGGTTTCCGCACCCGCCCTTGCCTCCGACCTCCTTAATCCTTCGCCTTTTCGTAAAAAATCTTCCCGACCCGCTTGATGTGCTCCAGCAGTTCCGGGGTGTCGATTTGATGGTGTAGGGAGAGATCGATCTTGTACGGCAACAGAAGCTCGTCCAGTTCCTGTTCGATTCTCAGCAGCAGGGATAGCGTCACGGCCTCGCAGCAAATGGTGAGATCGATATCCGACCCCGGGCGAAAATTGCCTTTGGCGCGTGAGCCGTAGAGAATGACCCGCTCAACTTCCGCATGCCCCGCGAAGACTGCCCTGATCTTCTCTATGGTGCTCGGCTTCAGGCCGAAACTTTCCAGACTCTCATCCGGCATTTTTCAGGCCCTGCATCCGCTGTTCGAAGGCCCGGAAGAGGCCGTTATACAGGGTGACCACCCGCTCGACGATATCATCGGCCACCTCCTGGTTGTAAGCGTGTGAAGTCAGATTTCGGCTCCGGATCATTTCCATCCACCCTTCACCATCCGTTACGAGGTTATTCTGAAAGGCCTCTCGGGTGGCGTCACGCGACCCCATGATCGAAGTGTTTCCCTGATAAGCGAAATAATCCTTCATCACGCGCCAGGCCAATTCGTGGGTGAACTCGAACGCCTGAATCAGCCCCTGTTTCTCCAGCTCCGACAAGGCGCGCTGATGGCTGAGCTCAACCGCCTTGCTGAGCTGTTGAAGGGCTTTCTGAAAATTATTAAAACGTTGCTGCCAGCGAACGTCGGGATCTCGCATCAAATCCTCTCCATCTGAGAAGGCTTTTTTCAATAAGAAGATGCTGAGCTGCAGATTTGTATAACACCGTATAACACGGATAGGTCCAAGTCAACGTATTGACAGCTCACATGGGCAACCGTTTTCTTGCGCAAAGCCTCTACCCCCGCATCGCCAGTTCCCGCTTCTCCAGCACCAGCATCCGGTCGCGCAGCCCGGCGGCCTTCTCGAACTCCAGGTCGGCCGCCGCCTTGAGCATCTCCTTCTTCACCCGCTCGATCTCCCGGCGCAGCTCGGCCGGCGAGCGGTATTCCCCCTCCTCCTCGGCCACCAGCGGCAGCTCCACGTAGTCCCGCTCGGCGATGTCCTCGAGGATGGTGCGCAATGACTTCTTCACCGTCTCCGGGGTGATGCCGTGCTCGGTGTTGTAGGCGAGCTGCGCCGCGCGGCGCCTTCCGGTCTCCTCGATGCAGGCCTGCATCGAGCGGGTCATCCTGTCGGCGTACATGATGACCCGGCCGTCGACGTTGCGGGCGGCGCGGCCGCAGGTCTGGATGAGGGAACGCTCGCTTCTGAGGAAACCCTCCTTGTCGGCGTCGAGGATCGCCACCAGCGCCACCTCGGGGAGGTCGAGCCCCTCGCGCAGCAGGTTGATGCCGACCAGCACGTCGAACTTCCCCTGGCGCAGGTCGCGGATGATCTCCATGCGCTCCACCGTATGGATGTCCGAGTGGAGGTAGCGCACCATGATCGCCAGCTCCTCCAGATAGCCGGTGAGATCCTCGGCCATCCGCTTGGTCAGGGTGGTGACCAGAACGCGGTAGTCCTTCTGGACCGTCGCGCGGATCTCGTGGATCAGGTCGTCGACCTGCTCCTTGGCCGGACGCACCTCGATCGGCGGGTCGACCAGGCCGGTGGGCCGCACGATCTGCTCGACCACCACCCCCTGCGCCTTCTGCAACTCGTAGTCGGCCGGAGTGGCCGAGACGTAGAGGGTCTGCAGCTCTTTCGCCTCGAACTCCTCGAAGGTCAGGGGACGGTTGTCGAGGGCCGAGGGGAGGCGGAAGCCGTAGTTGACCAGGGTCTCCTTGCGGGAACGGTCGCCGCGGTACATGGCGCCGACCTGGGAGACGGAGACGTGGCTCTCGTCGATGAAGAGCATGGCATCCCCGGGAAAGTAGTCGAAAAGCGTAGCCGGTGGCTCTCCCGGCTGGCGTCCGTCGAGAAAGCGCGAGTAGTTCTCGATCCCCTGGCAGTAGCCCATCTCTTCCATCATCTCGATGTCGAAGAGGGTACGCTGCTCGATGCGCTGCGCCTCGAGCAGCATGTTGCGCTCGCGGAAATACTGGATGCGCTCGCGCAGCTCCTCCTGGATTTCCTTGATCGCCCGCTCCAGGGTGGGGCGGGTGGCGACGTAGTGGCTGGCCGGGAAGATGGCGGTGCGGCCGATGCGGTCGAGAACCCGGCCGCGCAGCGGGTCGATCTCGGAGACCGCCTCGACCTCGTCGCCGAAGAACTCGACCCGGATCGCCCGGTCCTCCTCGTAGGCGGGGAAGATCTCCACCGTGTCGCCGCGCACCCGGAAGCTGCCGCGGTGGAAGTCGACGTCGTTGCGCTCATACTGGATCTCCACCAGCCTTTTCAGCAGCGCGTTGCGGTCGAGCGCCATCCCCTCCTCCAGCCGCACCAGCATGCCGTAGTACGCCTCGGGCGAACCGAGGCCGTAGATGCAGGAGACGGAGGCGACGATGAGCACGTCGCGCCTGGAGAGCAGCGAGCGGGTGGCGCTGTGCCGCATCTTGTCGATCTCCTCGTTGATCGAGGAGTCTTTTTCGATGTAGGTGTCGGTGACCGGGACGTAGGCTTCGGGCTGGTAGTAGTCGTAGTAGGAGACGAAGTACTCGACGGCGTTGTGCGGGAAGAGCTCCTTGAATTCGCCGTAGAGCTGGGCGGCCAGGGTCTTGTTGTGGGCCAGCACCAGCGTCGGCCGCTGCACCTCGGCGACGACGTTGGCCATGGTGAAGGTCTTGCCGCTGCCGGTGACGCCGAGC encodes:
- a CDS encoding complex I NDUFA9 subunit family protein: MRVFLTGGTGFVGSEVLRQLIAAGHTVRCLVRAGSEGKLAVREGVEVRHGDVTEPETLESALEGCDAVIHLVGIIREFPGKGITFKRLHFEATRNMVEAAEAQGVKRYLQMSANGTRENAVSPYHQTKWQAEEAVRTSSLAWTIFRPSLIFGPGDAFVNMLAEMMRKLPAMPVIGDGRYRMSPVAVEDVAASFVKALTLPETVGRTFHCCGPQSHSYDEVLDLIGAALGKSHVAKLHHPVLLMKPVVALFESIPAFPLTSSQMTMLLEGNECDPAEWAEAFGIRPREFAEGIKRYLRA
- the uvrB gene encoding excinuclease ABC subunit UvrB; its protein translation is MAKFELKSDYQPRGDQPQAIRERVEGIRRGDRHQVLLGVTGSGKTFTMANVVAEVQRPTLVLAHNKTLAAQLYGEFKELFPHNAVEYFVSYYDYYQPEAYVPVTDTYIEKDSSINEEIDKMRHSATRSLLSRRDVLIVASVSCIYGLGSPEAYYGMLVRLEEGMALDRNALLKRLVEIQYERNDVDFHRGSFRVRGDTVEIFPAYEEDRAIRVEFFGDEVEAVSEIDPLRGRVLDRIGRTAIFPASHYVATRPTLERAIKEIQEELRERIQYFRERNMLLEAQRIEQRTLFDIEMMEEMGYCQGIENYSRFLDGRQPGEPPATLFDYFPGDAMLFIDESHVSVSQVGAMYRGDRSRKETLVNYGFRLPSALDNRPLTFEEFEAKELQTLYVSATPADYELQKAQGVVVEQIVRPTGLVDPPIEVRPAKEQVDDLIHEIRATVQKDYRVLVTTLTKRMAEDLTGYLEELAIMVRYLHSDIHTVERMEIIRDLRQGKFDVLVGINLLREGLDLPEVALVAILDADKEGFLRSERSLIQTCGRAARNVDGRVIMYADRMTRSMQACIEETGRRRAAQLAYNTEHGITPETVKKSLRTILEDIAERDYVELPLVAEEEGEYRSPAELRREIERVKKEMLKAAADLEFEKAAGLRDRMLVLEKRELAMRG
- a CDS encoding nucleotidyltransferase substrate binding protein — protein: MRDPDVRWQQRFNNFQKALQQLSKAVELSHQRALSELEKQGLIQAFEFTHELAWRVMKDYFAYQGNTSIMGSRDATREAFQNNLVTDGEGWMEMIRSRNLTSHAYNQEVADDIVERVVTLYNGLFRAFEQRMQGLKNAG
- a CDS encoding putative toxin-antitoxin system toxin component, PIN family, whose product is MRVVIDTNVLVSAILKDRTPEEVTLFIASRDDMEWLVTPEIMTEYREVLGRRKFSLPADILHQWFTMLDVLTTTCSGSEGVDFPRDRKDAKFIACALAAKADYLITGDRDFAEAQKLLTTTILSVSQFKRLVCERLDRPRSER
- a CDS encoding nucleotidyltransferase domain-containing protein, yielding MPDESLESFGLKPSTIEKIRAVFAGHAEVERVILYGSRAKGNFRPGSDIDLTICCEAVTLSLLLRIEQELDELLLPYKIDLSLHHQIDTPELLEHIKRVGKIFYEKAKD